CATTGTTTTGTCTAGATTATCGTTTAAATGCCCATTATAATTTCCCACTGGCTAAAGTCACATCTTcaaattgtcttgttttgcaCTTCCAATCATTGCCGCTCTGAATACAACATCCCTgtaaaaagttgatttaaaatgtttcaaccTTTATTGAACCAGGTAGACTTGAACAAACCTGCCTTGTTTAAATAATTTAGCCAGtgtttttgctgcctccagcttcttttgaaaccaATTTGTCTTCtagctgtggcaacagccacatgccgagaataaaaagcaacacaccttcgacgttgggtgtgtgtgtgtgtgtgtgtctgtcacgttaggtcacggcagtttcctatGGATATGACCaccatgaggcggtactaatctgcaatggtaAAATGAGAACGGGACACCCGATTATTGTATACAATATTACTGATTTTACAGCAGTGTAGTCTTGAAGCAGAAATACTTAATAAAAGGCACCTTCTTCCTTATATCTcaatttgctttgttttgtttacttaaaTTTGCTTTAGAATTaaatgtggttgttgtttcgTGTTGTGTATTAAAAGTTCTTCCATTTGAGAAAGATATCAGTTTTCAGGTTAATTGTGGATCACATTCGTGTCTTTACAAACGATCGATCTGAGATGGTGTCATTAACAAGTcatcaatacaaataaaaaaaaacacttgtaaGTGCAACCTGTTATAAAGAAATCAGTAGCAAAGTTATTACACAACTATAtttaattgtcttttgtttaaatCTGACAGGACCATTTTACGTGGGTGAGTCCACATGCACTTGAAGGACagataatgtttttaaagtgccTGCATCAGTTGTCTGTACCTGCATTGTTACTGCTCATGAATGTGAAACATCTAGTAAGATTTAGATAAAAATAAAGTCCCAGTCACTGAGTCTCTTGTCATACAAGGAAAATGAAGTCTTATTTCATCAGCCAAGAAATTCCAACACATTATGGTACAGAAATCCCTTCCTCTGGGTGCAAACAAAGCAGCACTCCCTCtctgttaatttgtttttgtttgttctttctgaataaaaacacCCGTCAGCTGATACTGTGGTCCAGAACACTCAACCCACAAGGGAAACAACATTTTCAGCCAGAAAACTCTAGCCTTCGGCTACAGCACTTCCGCAGCATCGTTCAACAAAACTATCAATCCTGGTAATTCAAGTaatccacaacacaaacaagtcTGAAGGCAGGATAAGAGAGCCAATATttcctcttttgtgttttttctacaATGACTTGAAGAAAGTACAGACGACAGCAACAAAATACTGGTGTTTCTTGACAACATTCAGAAAGTATCCTGACCACAGTATAACACACTGGGACCAGATTCTATTtgtaagaaaacatttcagaccaaCAAGTTCCACAGAGAAGCATTCAGTCCCAATCAGCGCATCTGGCTTTTGTATGTCAGTACGAGTGACCAAACCCTAATTATCTAAAACCTACGCTGTGGCCCAATTTCGTACTACACACCAGTCCTAAGCAGGTTTTGAGAATGTAGTGTGTTCACagtggaaaagtgacaaaataaatactcAAAATAATCAATATGCATACTTGAAGGACACTTTTCTCACTAAATCAAATATGTATAGAAACAGAGGAGCTACTGGAGCAGCTAGAAAAACCAATCTATGTAATTGTGGACGGTGGTGTCACAGTTTGATTGACATCTAACTGGACAAACATCATCCAAAACAGTACACTATGAAGATTAGTTTGTAGTATATACTGAATACATTTAGTAAGTAGTATGGAACTGAGACACAGCACTTACATCAAGCTTCGTCTCTCACCTTTGACCTTGACGTACAAGAACTCCGGGTTAACGCAGAGGGCCAGGTTGCTTGGCAGTGTCCACGGCGTGGTCGTCCAGGCAATCAACGCCACATCCTCATTTCCAACCAATGGGAAGTTGACAATCACAGATGGGTCCTGAACATCCTGGAGACAAAAGTGAAACAGAGATTAAGTCAATTCAATATCTAGATCTACACAATAGTGTTGTCATGGGTGTTGGGATTCGTGCCAACCTTGTAGTTCTGGTGGGCCTCAAAGTTGGACAGGGGCGTGTTGCAGGCAGTGGAGAAAGGCATGACTTTGACTCCTTGGTAAACCAGACCCTTGTCGTACAGCTGTCTGAACACCCACCTGAATGAAAAGACGacgcacacaaaaaatgtaaagaagaaaggagagacaaACTGCACAAAATTGGACAGTCAAGACACGGATTAAGTCTGTTTTCTATGgcatttttaattatatattgctttaagtgttttattttagcaGATTGTTGTTATTCATTATCATGCATGTACTCCTGTTACCTAATTGTTTAAAGCCTGGCTGAAAACTACATGTCCTTCCAGATCATAATTAAGTTAAAAGAACTCCCTGATGAAAAGTACTTTTTGCTAATAGATATACATTAAATAGGGGCTACCTTTATTTCCTTGAATGCAAGTAAAATTCAAATGATGTATCTTTAAGCCAAAACGTGTTTGTATAAGACAGTAGATTTGACTTTTATACCAGACGGTCTCCATGAACCATGGGTAGAGAGTCTTGTAGTCATTCTTGAAGTCAATCCACCTTCCCATTCTCGTCACTGAAGTCTAGGAATTAAAAGAATCAATAAAGAATCAAAAGCTCATAAAAAGTATATGCCCAAATTCTGCATGTAAACTTGTTGTAAACTTCTTTTTTGTCCATGAACAAACAACTTTTCTCAGTACGGTTACAAATTCCTCTCACATATTCAGCTTTTCCTGAATGCTCACCTCCCACTCGATGGAGTATCTCATGACAATATTTCTGCACTGCTTGTTGTACTCGGCAATGCCCATCTTGGCCACGTCTGCAGGCCCTTTGATCCCCAAAGTCTTATCAATCTCATACTCCTATAAAGAGAGAAcaagggaaaaataaataacaaggGAAAAATCTGTAAATCTTGGCAGATTTTAACAATATTGAagattcctaccacaggcaggCCATGACAGTCCCAGCCAAAGCGCCGGTCCACATGGAAGCCGCTCTGGTGGGCGAAGCGGGTAACAATGTCCTTGATGGTGCCGGCCAGGATGTGCCCATAGTGGGGTAGCCCGGTGGCAAATGGAGGGCCATCGTAGAAGGTGTACCTGGTTTGGAAATTAGTAGTAAAATATTTGTTGAGGTCGACGGTATTTTcttactgaagaaaaaaaacaagtaagaTAAGAGACAACAAGACTATGATGTCTGGAAACACCTTTCTCTCAacctaacagacacacaacattgaGACTGCTCTGTTTAACGAGAGTATTCACGGTTGCATCATAAAGGGAAGTAGCATCTTCACTGCTCTGTGTATCGCTGTATTTAACAAACAGTGAAAGTTTCGAGGAACAGAGAGGGTAAGTTGATAGGGTCTGTAGGCTCACATCCTTCTAAATCGCTATAGTGTTGGTGAGGTGGCAGAGTGTCTGCTTGTGACCCAAGTTCCTCTGTGCTGAAATTTTGCTTTGTTTAACAAATGTTATCATGACGTTGAATCTCTTGTTGgctgaagaaggaaaaaaaaatctaaattgttAGAAAGGTAATTAACTTACAAATTATTCAGTTTAGTAAGATAATATCTGAGCAGAGATTTTAAAACGTAATTTCACGGTCAGTGATTTTTTGTAAACAGTCTTTTTATTACTTATTGTGGTTACTTaaagtctaaaaaagaaaaatccaaaaatctGTCTTGGTACTTaacatttaatgtttgtgttgacaGACTTTAGCACACGATTACATTTCTATTTACTTATTATGGAACATCAATGTTTCCATAGTTGCTTACAACAGGTATGTGAAGGACCAAGTACAGATAATCACGAACGTCAAATTCTGAAAGTATGGAATGAAGTCTGACTTGCAACTGCAACTTCTATTCTTGGCAGAGAAACAAACGTAACCATGAACGGCATTCAGATTCAGCAATATGATTATGGTGTTGTTTTTAACCACTTATTAAGTATTCTCAATcctttcacaatacattttcttaacAAATATGTAAAGTAGGGGTGCAAGATATAGCAACTCAATATCGTTATTGCACTACATGAAAGGTTTTGCAATAAGCAAGCAATATTTTCATTAGTCATGCTACTGTAATTAATCTGTAGATGatgtttttcaatttctttcctTAAACAGATGCATtctaaacaaagaaaactgtaTTTCAGCTGTCATGAGTGAAAGGTTATTTGTAAGAGCTTGCCCTTCAACAGCTTGCCATGGGAATACATCTTGCATAGTAAATCACAATGAAGCAGAAAGTTTGATTTACTTGGGCCTGTTCTTGGACTGTTTGAGGCATTCCTGGAAGCAGTCCTTTTGTTGCCAGAACTGCAGAATCTTCTCCTCCTCAGAGGCAAAGTTGATGGACTCAGGAACTGGCTCCACCATGGCGtctgccaaaaaaaacagaaaccaaaaccGAATGTCAATTCATGTGAAGGAAGAACCTGAAATACATTCCATTCTACGTGTCACAAAGAACCCAtacggattttttttttccccttgcaAAAGTAGTTCCCATTAAAATATCAATGATTGGCCCTAATACAAATAACTCAACCAAGGCTGAGTAAGTGTCACTTTCAGCACACATTGACCCACATGCTACGTATTGTATAGGACAAGTTGGGAAATTAtacctacattttatttaaaaataaggtGTCTTCCTCATGGAATGTCTCGCACCCTCCTCAGACCCTTTTGGATCTTATTAATAACTTAGCTAGCCGACTTTCAAAACCTGTCGGTGCTCGACAGTTAGTCAACAGaaccttttcaacattttaagtgCTATAGTCAATGCTATCTAAAACAGTATTTCCACGTCggacatgcaaacacagaaactATGCCAAGACTGATTTATTACGTCCAATAAGTCACTTTCTCCACAGCAGTTAGAATGACACCTCCTTGTTGTTGGCTAGCAGGCTAAGCTAGCTGGCCAATGCTTTAGTTGccgttagttagctagcttgtACCCTTAGCTAAACGGATAGTAAAGTTTGTTAAAGGCAGCGTTTGAACGCTCACAAATACTATCAGCTGTACAATGAAGTGTTGTAGTAATCAAACCTTTAAGTTATGAATATAGAGTTTGAATGGTCCTACTCACATTTTATCTGCCACACAGAGACAAGAAATGATGCAAGCCGGAGTCAGCGTGAGCGGAAGTGACGATATAACGCAACCTAAGGAAAtctttgatgaaaataaaaggctGCTGCGTTACAAAATAAGACATCCTCCATCTGCGCAACCAACATAATacttaaaagaaatgaacattgCACACTACCTTACTAGTGTCATTTTATTCTcctactttactttttttttaaacaatattttacgTTTCACTCcactgcatttatttgacagctttagcaAGTAGATACTTTTGTACGTGTACTATATACGATacagtgtatacagtatatatatatcattcatatatatatatatatatatatatatatatatatgatatacagtatatatattcaGTATATATTAACAGTACATATGTTACCTGCTGTTCAGACCAATGCATCACTAATTATAatccaatatacagtataattcaGAAATTTCCCATTTCTGCATAATTAGTACATTAACTTTCGACACAAGTAGTAATATTCgaacttttactaaagtaagaGACACTGATAGGCTAATAGCTGTTACAGCATGCATATAACAAAGACATTGTTTACTTTGGTTGTGATCCCCACTCAAATATAAGTTTCAAAGTTGCGTATTTCCCATTACCATCCAACAAGCAGCTAACATTCTTTTTAACAAAGCACAATCCATTATTAATCATATACTTCATACATTGAGTAAGGAAAAGTAATCAATTATTAGTCACTAAACGTCTCGAGTAAAATGCGTGTAATGTCTTTACTAGTACAGTCGCTAGTTCACCTCGCGTGTTCATTAAATGAAATATAAGATTCAGCCCCCCTCCCTACCACAATCATTTCCATACAGTTCCTAATTCTTATAGTTTACATAGCACTTATTTGTATTATCTGTATGTCACGCACAATACACAAGTTAAACATATCATGCAGAGCTTCTAAGCAACGCTGGGACAGAAAACTTTTTGCCACTTTTAGTGGGACCAGTGTTGGGAACGTGTAATTTACCAGTACATACAGTGTGTAGCCTGCACAGATAACTGCAGTTCACTCTTGAATTTGATACGGTACTATCCAAACCATACAGCAAGCCtcttataaaattgaattagctGTATGTTAAAAGGTTGTTGGAGTTCCATATACAACAAATGTCCGTTGGCAGAATCAAACAGGGGACGTTGCAGTTATGGTGTACATCGTAACCACTCAGCTACCACACGCCCTGAGAAACCTAACATTTCAGTCATCAGTCCCCATTTTGTGATTTCAATGAATGATGAAGCAACGTAGCTTACATCGCCTTGGAGAAATCCTACAAATCCAATCAAGTGATTTATTACATACGATCAGACTGAGGCAgttacaataaaagaaaaatctgataTTGGTTTGTTAAAGCATAGCTTTATTGTGATGGTGGAAACAGTCTATGAAACAGTGACAAACATGGAGGTGACTGGATGGCATCTTATTTCGCTGCCGCTGCCTTCTGTGCCGCCTTCATGCCCTTCTTGTTGTGCTTCTTAGCAAAGCGCATGTTCCTCAGGAACTTAGGGTCCACCTgcagcaaagaaagaaaacagtgaagTGAGCAGGTAGGACTAAAGcatttaaaatagtattgaaGCAACTTCCAGCACATTAATGACACAAGGGAATAAAGCAAACCAAACACTCGTTAATTCCCATTAGAGTAGTGTAGTTACACAGTTGGCTTCAggttgaaattaaataaaaataaaaaatactagaTAACAGAGGTACCTCACTAGTAGCTGGTCTATACAAATCAGAAATGTGCCCCAGTGTAACTGTGAAGGTCAACAGAATCTTTCTCAAGCAAATTCATTCTTAAACTGGTTTTAGGAGCAACAACTTTGACAACAGAAGTAGCATAATTTCATAGGTACTCCTGTGAGAGAATTGTAACATAGAGGGATTTAGAGATATTGTAATATAGTTCTCATTAAAAATAGATCTGTTTACTCTAAGTGAAACCACAGGATATCTTGAAGGGATGTGCTAACGTTttatacttgagtaaaaaatgCGTCAgtgtcagctgagaaaaaaatgcatttcacaaAGCTTTGGCAACAACCAGCTACAACTGCCCACCGGTAAACTGTGAAAAATGAGCATGGGTTAAATCATGAATCTATTTGTGAGCCTCAAATGCTGCCCAGGATGAAATGTATACAATGCAGTGCTTTGGCTATATCCATGTCTTGGAAGTTGTAATTATGTGACTCTGCAGAGCTGTTTGATTCACTGAACTCAAGCGGGTGATTATCTGCTGAGAAGTTAAAATTAAGCAAAGAGACAAATATTACTAACACGCTGTATTAACATTACGGTTTAAAACTTGTTCCAGGTTAATGGGAATGTATAttgctcaaaaccaacatggaTAAACTTTCTAATGTTcccccatttttgttttttgttgccaaATTGTAAAATGAGCAGTGACATTTAACCACCCGTTTCCCGTATCCTAAGGAggcgtctatttgctggattttTTTCATAGAGGTTATCTAGTAAATAGGGCCCCTGATGGAAATGTAACTGCTCATATTCTGGCAGGTTTTGTAATAATAGGAGTAGTGTTCATAGTAAGTGAACATATGATCAGACCTGCATATTGCAAATGTGTCTGAAATTGTTCATTAGCTCTCATTATTGATTCTCAAGGCTGAATGGACTCACGATAATAAAGCAGGCTCCTTGTGTATGAGGAAGGACACGTTATCTTGGAATGTAATTGTAAGACATATGATGCttttgggaggaaaaaaaaataaagcacaaaaaaaaagctgcaaactGTTTGCCTGTTCCCGTTCCTCTCTGTTGGAAAAGATCCTAGCGGAAACTATGCAATGTACTGAATTAAGTATTCTATAAATGTGAAGCTGCACAGGCATGGCGTTTGAAAACATTGAGCCCTGATTAAGTCAATTTGCCCACAATCCAATGGACAGCAACCAACATTCAACAATGCTTTCAGCATGTTAAATCATTTTAAGTTTCCCAGCTGCTTGTGTAGCAGGaacattttctacaaaaaaaaaaaaaaaaaagacatctcagTAAAAATCTAAAAGTTCAAAGTTAATCTTATCTACAAGTTCAGTCTGAAATTCTGCCTTGGAATCAATTTCCAATACATTTTCTCATAGGACAAAGCAATGATAATTTTGGATTTAACAGCAGTGTAACCAGCCCCTTAGCTAAAGACTTTACAACTCCTAAATTACCTCTCAAAACACACTGCTTggctaaaaagaaaacataacttTCATTTTTCTCCCAATATGGCTCGACATTATCACAGTCCCAAATCATAAAAATTAGGGCCATGAAACTAAGGACCTCCCTGTCACTCAGCAcatttaaccatttttttttttttacacacacaccaggtTTTCACTGCACATGTAAACACGCTTGATTTACTTCATTACTAATTTCTAAGAGCGATGTCAATCTGGTTTCTCGTGCACATGCTAATCACCCAACCTATCAACACAGAAGTGTACTGACCCCCTTCAGTGACTCATAACGATCAGATCTGGGCTTCTTGATGCCATTCCTGTGGGCTTTACGAGCTGTTCAGACAAGGGGAgagaaacaaatataaacagtTGGTCCACTTTTCACGCTCACCTCTGCAAAGTCCACTTTATTGTTTGTACAATGGTCATGCAtgtaaaactaaacatttaaatattcctCTGAGTCTTTAATGGAATAGCTTAACGTTAAGATGTTTGAAGTTAAGCTCCAAAAAGAGTAACCCTAGACTTCACACTTTACTCATACTTACACTGATTGTGGGTTGTGTGATTCTTGGACTTTGCCATTTCGTCACTGGTTAATCtgaagaaagtaaaaacaaatgtttacctTTGTTTAGCATCACTTCTTTGCATCCACTTGCatgttggctaacgttagcatgccAACCAAGAAAGCTATGTAACTTTACTATGTACAGAGATAGTTTATTAAATGACAACTTTGTGGTGTTACAGTGACGGTCAAGTGTCGATGTAAAAGTGCATTTAATACCGAAAGAACAGACGTGTTTTATGTAGAAATGTTGCCTGGTAGCTGCCTTTGCTACATTGCTTCTGGCAGCGTTAGCATTTTTCTAATGTGAAATTCCACCAATAATGAGGATCACATCTAAAATATAATGCGGTGGAAATATGAGCAATATGGTGATTTATCACAattcatttctgtatttgtgcgGGAATGTAAAATACAAGCGGATTGACTCAGATTTTAAAAGTCCACATAAATGGGAAAACAAGGTACCTGCAACACGAACAGACGGCAAccggaagagaaagaaaatcaaaccctgcagaggagaagaagacGAGGGGAGTCAAGAGAGGAAGTTAGTCTGATCTGTATTCATGACAGCGCCGCCATTTGGTGGTTTCTGGAAAGACGAGTGATGGACCACAGCTGGCCACAGGATGTCAGCCTCTGTTCATATGACACTTTTAAAGTTATGACAGCCATAtgaaatgaagtgtgtgtgtgtgtgtaacgggGTCTAAAAATCTAGCTTCTAAAAGCAGTGTGAGGTCATTGAAAATTGGGTAATTTCATGACATAATGTGAGGAAAAACGTACATCAACAATGTCATTAGCTGTTGACcccaaaataaatttaaaaagccacatatatattgttttgtggCAGGTTGATACGTATTGGGAAGCaagatatacaaacacacacacacactttttctcaacataaactaacttttccttttcctttctccaCTCTTCTCATTCTCAGCTGAGGTTGGGTGAGCCCCTGCTCAAGCTGAAGAAttcatgcagcagcagcatcctATATTTAGACCCTTGTTTGATCACACGAGCCTCTCTGCTCCACTCTGCAGCACTCGGCTCTGCTCAGTCAATTGCAGATTTGGGTACATGTGTTATTTCACGTGATAGTTGTCAAGAGAGGACTGGTTTCCATGTCCTGTGAGATTCTTCACACATGGTAGTTTTAGTGGTACACATCTCTGTGAATATTCTCTCAGTATTAACTGTGTGAAATCATTAATAAAGTGAGACAATCTTACTTTGTTCTATGAGATGTGCTATGGGAACGTTCCTCAATATGTGGAAGAGGATCATTGTTGTCCcttgtgtcccttttttttgggaggggggggtatGCGACGACTGAATACGGcaacattattattactgtaataatgctgtatctgtctatctatctatctatctatctatctatctaactatccaATTTCTGCTTAGaactcacaaacaaacacacactttccgTTCTGCCATGACCAACATTAATTCAGTTACAgaatacatttaacaattaCATCTTCACTGCGAAAAATCAATGCACATGCAAATCCgttggtttgtgttttgttcCTGTTAACATTTTGCTACATTACTTCCCTGATATTGCATTGTGCATTTCATAACACAGAAAAATCCAATTACTTTTACATCTTCATTTGTTGCCATTATTGGTTTGTcgtaattacttttttattctctcAGGGGTGAACGGTTTAAAGACCTCTAAAGTATGATGTAATGTCAGGAGGATGTTctcatgtattattattattattattattatatgtttatTACTGGGTGgagttttttacatttgtatccTTTCCATTCACAttaatttcatatatatatgcagTCAGTACAACACGTCACTATGATCCTCAAGGAACTGAAGTAACACCTCTATGAATTATCATTGCGAGgctttacattgtggtattacagcacagtttttctctctcccatt
The Etheostoma cragini isolate CJK2018 chromosome 4, CSU_Ecrag_1.0, whole genome shotgun sequence genome window above contains:
- the rpl29 gene encoding 60S ribosomal protein L29 isoform X1, yielding MAKSKNHTTHNQSRKAHRNGIKKPRSDRYESLKGVDPKFLRNMRFAKKHNKKGMKAAQKAAAAKAVK
- the rpl29 gene encoding 60S ribosomal protein L29 isoform X2 → MAKSKNHTTHNQSRKAHRNGIKKPRSDRYESLKGVDPKFLRNMRFAKKHNKKGMKAAQKAAAAK